The Microtus ochrogaster isolate Prairie Vole_2 unplaced genomic scaffold, MicOch1.0 UNK57, whole genome shotgun sequence genome includes a window with the following:
- the Magee1 gene encoding melanoma-associated antigen E1, giving the protein MSLVSQNSRRRRGGRANARNSSGKGLPAAVPGPDVPQDPSDPQILQGHCASKGPGTSGLPIPREGPSTSVRPTASEGSSASGQLIISEGPSTSELPTSGKEGPGTSRPLAVSAGLNTAMPITAAEGPSTSVSPTAPKGSKASEHLDVSEGLNISKQPHSDEGPSVQPTLAEGLGTSVPPTFSEESGISAPLPSGEGPSTSVSPTISEGPGINMPSPSCEAPSTSVPPTASDGLAINLPPTSAEGPSISELLSASEDSDISVSPPSAEGLSISMPPPSGEVQSTWVPPTILGGARVKVPPTSKKGLRTLVRPAARESPRAYAEGRGASLRSISAERFSISVASCAAESATCGLLPCREGPSTSGLLPCVEGPSTSGLHTLGKGPSTLQMPLAAEGASASGVCTAADNPEAELSCGASGGLNLFKCTSLALQKASAPSVRPKRSEGSLEFQVLRDSENSNSITIMGLGTAHVALTLKPQEPMEQNVAELLQFLLVKDQTKYPIKESEMREFIVQEYRNQFPEILRRAAAHLECIFRFELKELDPEEHTYILLNKLGPVPFEGLGDIPNGPKMGLLMMILGQIFLNGNQAREADIWEMLWRFGVQRERRLSVFGNPRRLLSVEFVWQRYLDYRPITDCVPVEYEFYWGPRSHVETTKMKILKFMAKIYNKDPMDWPAQYNEALEEDAVRDVANGWRRPVPHFRRPFFEEVSPELLAPDSDAPGCPTKYSPHSWPESRLESKARKLVQLFLLMDSTKLPIPKKGILYYIGRECSKVFPDLLNRAARTLNHVYGTELVVLDPRNHSYTLYNRREMEDAEEIMDSPNRPGNNFLMQVLSFIFIMGNHARESAVWAFLRGLGVQNGRKHVITCRYLSQRYIDSLRVPDSDPVQYDFVWGPRARLETSKMKVLRYVARIHRKEPQDWPEQYREALEDEANRADAGHRPLVVRNLR; this is encoded by the coding sequence ATGTCGCTGGTAAGCCAGAATTCGCGCCGCCGCCGCGGTGGCAGGGCAAATGCGCGCAACAGCAGCGGGAAAGGTCTCCCTGCTGCCGTGCCAGGCCCAGACGTCCCTCAGGATCCCAGCGATCCTCAGATCCTTCAGGGCCACTGCGCCTCTAAGGGCCCAGGCACCTCCGGGCTACCCATCCCCCGGGAGGGCCCAAGCACCTCTGTGCGACCCACCGCCTCAGAGGGCTCAAGCGCCTCCGGGCAGCTCATCATCTCTGAGGGCCCGAGCACCTCGGAGCTGCCCACCTCCGGGAAGGAGGGCCCTGGCACCTCCCGGCCTCTTGCAGTCTCTGCGGGGCTGAACACCGCTATGCCAATCACCGCTGCGGAGGGCCCGAGCACCTCTGTGTCGCCCACTGCTCCTAAGGGCTCAAAGGCCTCCGAGCATCTCGATGTCTCTGAAGGGCTGAACATCTCCAAGCAGCCCCACTCCGATGAGGGCCCTAGTGTGCAGCCCACCCTGGCTGAGGGCCTGGGAACCTCGGTGCCGCCCACCTTCTCCGAGGAATCGGGCATTTCCGCGCCGCTTCCCTCTGGCGAGGGCCCGAGCACCTCCGTATCGCCCACCATCTCGGAGGGACCGGGCATCAACATGCCCTCCCCCTCTTGTGAGGCCCCAAGCACTTCGGTGCCGCCCACTGCCTCTGATGGACTGGCCATCAACCTGCCGCCCACCTCTGCTGAGGGCCCGAGCATCTCCGAGCTGCTCTCGGCTTCGGAGGATTCCGATATCTCCGTGTCGCCCCCCTCCGCGGAGGGCCTGAGCATCTCTATGCCGCCCCCCTCCGGTGAGGTCCAGAGCACCTGGGTACCGCCCACCATCTTGGGGGGAGCTAGAGTCAAAGTGCCGCCCACCTCCAAAAAGGGACTGCGCACCTTGGTGCGGCCCGCTGCCCGCGAGAGCCCGAGAGCCTATGCCGAGGGCCGGGGCGCATCTCTGCGATCCATTTCTGCTGAGCGCTTCAGCATCTCGGTGGCGTCCTGCGCCGCGGAATCCGCCACCTGCGGGCTGCTTCCCTGCCGTGAGGGCCCGAGCACCTCCGGGCTGCTTCCCTGCGTCGAGGGCCCGAGCACCTCCGGGCTGCACACCCTGGGGAAAGGGCCAAGCACCTTGCAGATGCCCCTCGCTGCCGAGGGCGCTAGCGCTTCCGGAGTGTGCACTGCCGCTGACAACCCTGAGGCTGAGCTGAGCTGCGGTGCTTCTGGCGGCCTGAACTTATTCAAGTGCACCTCCCTTGCTCTGCAAAAGGCCTCAGCTCCCTCTGTACGCCCGAAGCGTTCAGAAGGCTCCTTGGAATTCCAGGTCCTGAGAGACAGTGAGAATTCCAACTCTATTACCATTATGGGCCTTGGCACCGCCCACGTTGCCCTTACCCTAAAGCCTCAGGAGCCTATGGAGCAAAACGTAGCAGAATTGCTGCAGTTTCTGCTGGTGAAGGATCAGACCAAGTACCCTATTAAGGAATCGGAAATGAGGGAGTTCATTGTTCAAGAATACCGCAACCAGTTCCCTGAGATCCTGAGGCGGGCAGCAGCCCACCTGGAGTGCATTTTTAGGTTTGAACTGAAGGAGCTAGATCCCGAGGAGCACACCTACATCCTGCTCAACAAACTGGGACCTGTGCCGTTTGAAGGGTTGGGAGACATCCCCAATGGGCCAAAGATGGGCCTCCTGATGATGATCCTGGGACAGATATTCCTAAATGGCAACCAAGCCAGGGAAGCTGATATTTGGGAGATGCTCTGGAGGTTCGGGGTGCAGCGTGAAAGAAGGCTTTCGGTTTTTGGCAACCCGAGGAGGCTTCTGTCTGTTGAGTTCGTGTGGCAGCGTTACTTGGACTACAGGCCGATAACTGACTGTGTGCCAGTAGAGTATGAATTTTACTGGGGCCCACGATCCCACGTCGAGACCACCAAGATGAAAATCCTGAAGTTCATGGCTAAGATCTATAACAAAGATCCTATGGACTGGCCAGCGCAGTACAATGAAGCCCTGGAAGAAGACGCTGTCCGAGATGTTGCTAATGGATGGCGGCGGCCTGTTCCTCACTTTAGGAGGCCCTTTTTTGAGGAAGTTTCTCCAGAGCTCCTGGCTCCTGATTCAGATGCTCCTGGCTGTCCCACAAAATATTCTCCCCATTCATGGCCTGAGTCAAGATTAGAGAGCAAGGCAAGGAAGTTGGTCCAGTTATTTCTGCTGATGGATTCAACTAAGCTGCCTATACCAAAGAAAGGAATTCTGTATTACATTGGTCGAGAGTGTAGCAAAGTGTTCCCTGACCTCCTGAATCGGGCTGCTCGCACCCTAAACCATGTGTATGGCACAGAGCTAGTGGTCCTTGATCCCAGGAACCACTCTTACACCCTGTACAACCGAAGAGAAATGGAAGATGCTGAAGAGATTATGGACAGTCCAAACAGGCCCGGCAACAACTTCCTAATGCAGGTTCTGAGCTTCATCTTTATAATGGGCAACCATGCGAGGGAGTCTGCAGTCTGGGCCTTTCTGAGGGGCTTGGGAGttcaaaatggaagaaagcatGTGATCACCTGTAGGTATTTGAGCCAGCGCTACATTGACAGTTTGCGGGTTCCTGACAGTGATCCAGTGCAATATGATTTTGTGTGGGGCCCTAGAGCCCGCTTGGAAACCTCCAAGATGAAAGTCCTGCGATATGTGGCCCGAATCCACAGGAAGGAGCCACAGGACTGGCCGGAGCAGTACAGGGAGGCCCTGGAAGATGAGGCCAATAGAGCTGACGCCGGGCACCGGCCCTTGGTCGTTCGCAACTTGCGATAG